The Streptomyces sp. NBC_01275 genome has a segment encoding these proteins:
- a CDS encoding LuxR C-terminal-related transcriptional regulator, whose product MPTGNLDTNLQIMLIIQDDIRRYSIEGMLRSLDIRLTVQFSADIEDLSTFRNGQLIISSSNALEPVPDEIAEKLRVHNIHVLVLVDSADVVEQSWVDHANGLLDWKDLRPETLREAIVDVEAGRFHVSATLARRSVTAPDQAGDDTTSRRASMIALTAREHQVLRLIAEGLSNRQVARSLSISEHGVKRMVGIILAKLNCPNRTLAVVRAIESGLLVV is encoded by the coding sequence GTGCCGACCGGCAACCTCGATACCAACCTCCAGATCATGCTGATAATCCAAGACGACATCCGTCGATACAGTATCGAGGGAATGCTTCGTTCACTCGACATCCGGTTGACAGTGCAATTCAGCGCCGATATCGAAGATCTCTCGACATTCCGCAACGGCCAGCTGATCATTTCATCCAGCAATGCCTTGGAGCCTGTACCTGACGAGATCGCTGAAAAGCTGCGCGTCCACAACATACATGTACTGGTCCTGGTAGATTCGGCAGACGTTGTTGAGCAATCCTGGGTCGATCATGCAAACGGTCTCCTGGACTGGAAAGATCTCCGCCCCGAGACCCTGCGCGAAGCGATCGTCGACGTGGAGGCTGGACGATTTCACGTGTCGGCGACTCTGGCGCGACGATCCGTGACGGCACCCGACCAAGCCGGTGATGACACCACCTCGAGGCGCGCGTCGATGATTGCACTGACGGCACGTGAACACCAGGTACTGCGCCTGATTGCCGAGGGGTTAAGCAACCGACAAGTCGCTCGATCGCTGAGCATCTCCGAACATGGAGTCAAACGCATGGTCGGCATCATTTTGGCCAAGCTCAACTGCCCAAATCGGACTCTTGCGGTTGTTCGGGCCATAGAGTCGGGGCTCCTCGTTGTGTGA